One genomic region from Mycobacterium basiliense encodes:
- the nuoK gene encoding NADH-quinone oxidoreductase subunit NuoK, translated as MNPANYLYLSALLFTIGASGVLLRRNAIVMFMCVELMLNAVNLAFVTFARMHGHLDGQMIAFFTMVVAACEVVVGLAIIMTIFRTRKSASVDDANLLKG; from the coding sequence ATGAATCCGGCCAATTATCTTTATCTATCCGCGCTGCTGTTCACCATCGGCGCCTCAGGTGTGCTGTTGCGCCGCAACGCGATCGTCATGTTCATGTGTGTGGAACTGATGCTCAATGCGGTCAATCTGGCTTTCGTCACGTTCGCCCGGATGCACGGCCACCTCGATGGGCAGATGATCGCGTTCTTCACCATGGTCGTGGCGGCCTGCGAAGTGGTCGTCGGCCTGGCCATCATCATGACCATTTTCCGTACCCGTAAATCGGCGTCGGTCGACGACGCGAACCTACTCAAAGGCTAA
- the nuoN gene encoding NADH-quinone oxidoreductase subunit NuoN produces the protein MILPSPSIEYFVLCPMLIVFGVAVVGVLAEAFLPRRWRYRTQVTLALAGLVAAFIAIVAVAKAIPAPGQRAVLGSMAIDRPTLFLQGTIVLVAVMAIIFIAERSAHRIVTHGKAAVAAGGRGLDSFTPQASAVPGSESERDADRLGAGQTEIFPLVLLSVGGMMVFPASNDLLTMFVALEVLSLPLYLTCGLARHRRLLSQEAALKYFLLGAFSSAFFLYGVALLYGATGTLTLTGIRDSLAAHGDTSMALVGVGLLSVGLLFKVGAVPFHSWIPDVYQGAPTPITGFMAAATKVAAFGALLRVVYVALPPLHEQWRPVLWAISILTMAVGTITAVNQTNVKRMLAYSSVAHVGFILTGVIADNSAGLSATLFYLVAYSFSTVGAFAIVSLIRNRDGVEDADLSHWAGLGQRSPIVGVMLSMFLLAFAGIPLTSGFISKFSVFRAAAQGGAVPLVVIGVISSGVAAYFYVRVIVLMFFTEESEDTPQVVAPGVLSKAAIAVCAAVTVVLGVVPQPVLDLADRAAQLLH, from the coding sequence ATGATCCTGCCCAGCCCCAGCATCGAGTACTTCGTGCTGTGTCCGATGCTCATCGTCTTCGGCGTCGCCGTCGTCGGCGTATTGGCCGAAGCGTTCCTGCCCCGTCGGTGGCGATACCGCACCCAGGTGACACTGGCCCTGGCCGGCTTGGTCGCCGCATTCATCGCGATTGTCGCGGTGGCCAAGGCAATTCCAGCGCCTGGGCAGCGAGCCGTTCTGGGCTCGATGGCCATCGATCGACCGACGCTGTTCCTGCAGGGCACCATTGTGCTCGTCGCCGTGATGGCCATCATCTTCATCGCCGAACGCAGCGCACACCGAATTGTGACCCACGGCAAGGCCGCGGTCGCGGCAGGAGGCCGCGGACTGGACTCCTTCACCCCGCAAGCTTCCGCGGTGCCCGGCAGCGAATCCGAACGCGATGCGGACCGGTTGGGGGCTGGTCAAACGGAGATCTTCCCGCTGGTGCTGCTTTCCGTCGGCGGCATGATGGTGTTTCCCGCCTCTAACGATCTGCTGACGATGTTTGTGGCCCTGGAAGTCCTGTCCCTGCCGCTCTACCTGACGTGCGGGTTGGCCCGGCACCGCCGTCTGCTGTCGCAGGAAGCGGCGTTGAAGTACTTCCTGCTGGGTGCGTTCTCCTCGGCGTTCTTTCTCTACGGTGTCGCGTTGTTGTATGGCGCGACCGGCACACTGACCCTGACCGGCATCCGGGATTCGCTGGCGGCACACGGCGATACGTCCATGGCGTTGGTCGGTGTCGGGCTGCTCTCGGTCGGCCTGCTATTCAAGGTCGGCGCCGTTCCCTTCCACTCCTGGATACCCGACGTGTACCAAGGGGCGCCCACCCCCATCACGGGGTTCATGGCGGCCGCCACCAAGGTCGCGGCCTTCGGTGCGTTGCTGCGCGTGGTCTATGTCGCGTTGCCGCCGCTCCACGAGCAGTGGCGGCCCGTGCTGTGGGCTATTTCGATCCTGACCATGGCGGTGGGCACCATCACCGCGGTGAACCAGACGAATGTCAAACGGATGCTGGCGTATTCGTCGGTCGCCCATGTCGGCTTCATCCTCACCGGCGTGATCGCCGACAACTCGGCCGGCCTGTCGGCGACCCTGTTCTACTTGGTCGCCTACAGTTTCAGCACGGTGGGCGCGTTCGCCATCGTCAGCCTGATACGCAACCGCGACGGTGTCGAGGATGCCGACCTGTCCCACTGGGCCGGGTTGGGTCAGCGGTCACCCATTGTGGGAGTGATGCTGTCGATGTTCCTGCTGGCGTTCGCGGGCATTCCGCTGACGAGCGGATTCATCAGCAAATTTTCGGTGTTCAGGGCCGCGGCCCAGGGTGGCGCGGTGCCGCTGGTGGTCATTGGTGTGATTTCCAGCGGGGTGGCCGCGTATTTCTATGTCCGGGTCATCGTGCTGATGTTCTTCACCGAGGAATCCGAGGACACCCCGCAGGTGGTGGCACCTGGTGTGCTGAGCAAGGCCGCTATTGCGGTATGCGCGGCGGTCACCGTCGTGCTGGGCGTTGTTCCGCAGCCGGTGCTCGATCTGGCCGATCGCGCCGCCCAACTGCTGCACTGA
- a CDS encoding NADH-quinone oxidoreductase subunit M, with translation MNSHIPWLTVLWLVPLAGSVLIILLPPGLRQLAKWTGLTVSVLTLAVSIVIATGFEPGGQPYQFVENRSWIPAFGAGYTLGVDGIAVVLVLLTTVLIPLLLVAGWDDGGERTRGVHAYVALTLAIESMVLISVIALDVLLFYVFFEAMLIPMYFLIGGFGQGPGRSRAAVKFLLYNLFGGLIMLAAVIGLYVVTAQQGPGTFDFREIVAGMQAGQYGVDPAVLKALFGGFMFAFAIKAPLWPFHRWLPDAAVESTPATAVLMMAVMDKVGTFGMLRYCLQLFPDASTYFRPLIVTLAIIGVIYGAIVAIGQTDIMRLIAYTSISHFGFIIAGIFVMTTQGQSGSTLYMLNHGLSTAAVFLIAGFLISRHGSRAIADYGGVQKVAPVLAGTFMVSAMATLSLPGLAPFISEFLVLLGTFNRYWLAAAFGVTALVLSAIYMLWLYQRVMTGPLAKGNEQIGDLVPREVVVVAPLIALLLVLGVYPKPVLDVINPAVENTMTTIGQHDPAPKAPSAKAPRTAEGPHQ, from the coding sequence GTGAACTCACACATCCCGTGGCTGACGGTGCTGTGGCTGGTACCGCTGGCGGGTTCGGTGCTGATCATCTTGCTGCCCCCGGGGCTGCGCCAGCTCGCCAAGTGGACCGGTCTGACCGTCAGTGTGCTGACGCTGGCCGTCTCGATCGTCATCGCAACCGGGTTCGAGCCTGGTGGCCAGCCGTATCAATTCGTCGAAAACCGATCCTGGATACCGGCGTTCGGCGCCGGCTACACCCTCGGCGTGGACGGCATCGCGGTGGTTCTGGTGCTGTTGACCACGGTACTGATCCCGTTGCTGCTGGTTGCCGGCTGGGATGACGGTGGCGAGCGCACCAGAGGTGTGCACGCGTACGTCGCCCTGACGCTGGCCATCGAGTCGATGGTGCTGATCTCGGTGATCGCACTGGATGTACTGCTGTTCTACGTGTTCTTCGAAGCGATGCTGATCCCGATGTACTTCCTCATCGGCGGCTTCGGGCAGGGACCCGGGCGGTCCCGTGCTGCGGTGAAGTTCTTGCTGTACAACCTGTTCGGCGGACTGATCATGCTGGCGGCGGTGATCGGGTTGTATGTGGTGACCGCGCAACAGGGCCCCGGAACCTTCGATTTCCGTGAGATCGTGGCCGGCATGCAGGCCGGCCAGTACGGCGTGGACCCGGCGGTATTGAAAGCCCTCTTCGGCGGTTTCATGTTCGCGTTCGCGATCAAGGCTCCGCTGTGGCCGTTCCACCGCTGGCTACCAGACGCGGCAGTGGAATCGACTCCCGCGACCGCGGTGCTGATGATGGCGGTGATGGACAAAGTCGGCACCTTTGGCATGCTGCGCTACTGCCTGCAGCTGTTTCCCGATGCCTCAACATATTTCCGTCCGCTGATTGTGACGCTGGCAATCATCGGCGTGATCTACGGCGCCATCGTGGCCATCGGTCAAACCGACATCATGCGTCTGATCGCTTACACGTCGATTTCGCACTTCGGTTTCATCATCGCGGGCATCTTCGTGATGACCACCCAGGGGCAGAGCGGATCGACGCTGTACATGCTCAACCACGGGCTATCGACGGCCGCGGTCTTCCTGATCGCCGGTTTCCTGATTTCCCGGCACGGCAGCCGCGCGATCGCCGACTACGGCGGCGTACAGAAGGTGGCTCCGGTGCTGGCCGGTACCTTTATGGTTTCGGCGATGGCCACCCTGTCGCTGCCCGGCCTGGCCCCCTTCATCAGCGAATTTTTAGTCCTGCTAGGCACTTTCAACCGCTATTGGCTGGCCGCGGCCTTCGGTGTTACCGCACTGGTGCTCTCCGCCATCTACATGCTGTGGCTGTACCAGCGCGTCATGACCGGACCGCTGGCCAAGGGCAACGAGCAGATCGGCGACCTGGTGCCGCGCGAAGTGGTGGTCGTCGCACCGCTGATCGCGCTCTTGCTGGTGCTTGGCGTCTATCCCAAGCCGGTGCTCGACGTCATCAACCCGGCCGTCGAGAACACCATGACCACCATCGGCCAGCATGATCCCGCGCCCAAGGCGCCGAGCGCGAAGGCCCCCCGGACAGCCGAAGGACCACACCAATGA
- the nuoH gene encoding NADH-quinone oxidoreductase subunit NuoH codes for MTAFGHDVWWLVGAKAIAIFVFLMLTVLVAILAERKLLGRMQLRPGPNRVGPKGSLQSLADGIKLALKESITPGGIDRFVYFVAPVISVIPAFTAFAFIPFGPEVSVFGHRTPLQLTDLPVAVLFILGLSAIGVYGIVLGGWASGSTYPLLGGVRSTAQVISYEVAMGLSFAAVFLYAGTMSTSQIIAAQDHVWYLFLLLPSFVIYLISMVGETNRAPFDLPEAEGELVAGFHTEYSSLKFAMFMLAEYVNMTTVSALAATMFLGGWHAPWPLNMWAGANTGWWPVIWFTAKVWVFLFIYFWLRATLPRLRYDQFMALGWKLLIPVSLVWVMIAAVIRALRNQGYPHWTPLLVVSSIVVAVALVLSLRKPFSAPSARTLARRRREQRAEPVEDHGSRQPAFPTPPLPMKPLAGPVGASKENARG; via the coding sequence ATGACCGCCTTTGGACACGACGTCTGGTGGCTGGTGGGAGCGAAGGCGATCGCCATCTTCGTGTTCCTGATGCTGACCGTGCTGGTGGCAATCCTGGCCGAGCGCAAGCTGCTGGGCCGGATGCAGCTTCGGCCCGGCCCCAACCGGGTGGGGCCAAAAGGCTCGCTGCAGAGCCTGGCCGACGGGATCAAGCTGGCGCTGAAGGAAAGCATCACGCCCGGCGGCATCGACCGTTTCGTTTATTTTGTGGCACCGGTCATCTCGGTGATTCCCGCGTTTACCGCGTTCGCGTTCATCCCGTTCGGCCCGGAGGTGTCGGTATTCGGCCACCGGACCCCGTTGCAGCTGACCGACCTGCCGGTCGCGGTACTGTTCATCCTGGGGTTATCGGCGATCGGCGTGTACGGCATCGTGCTGGGCGGCTGGGCGTCGGGGTCTACCTATCCGCTGCTGGGCGGGGTACGCTCGACCGCTCAGGTGATCTCCTACGAAGTCGCGATGGGATTGTCCTTCGCCGCGGTGTTTCTCTACGCCGGCACGATGTCGACGTCGCAGATCATCGCCGCGCAAGACCATGTGTGGTACCTCTTCTTGTTGCTGCCGTCGTTCGTGATCTACCTCATCTCCATGGTGGGCGAGACCAACCGGGCGCCGTTCGATTTGCCCGAAGCCGAAGGTGAGCTGGTCGCGGGCTTTCACACCGAGTACTCCTCGTTGAAGTTCGCGATGTTCATGCTCGCCGAATACGTCAACATGACGACGGTTTCGGCATTGGCCGCGACCATGTTCCTTGGTGGCTGGCATGCCCCGTGGCCGCTGAACATGTGGGCCGGGGCCAATACCGGCTGGTGGCCGGTGATCTGGTTCACGGCCAAGGTGTGGGTCTTTCTGTTCATCTACTTCTGGCTACGCGCCACGCTGCCCCGGCTGCGTTACGACCAGTTCATGGCGCTGGGTTGGAAGTTGCTCATCCCGGTCTCGCTGGTGTGGGTGATGATCGCGGCGGTCATCCGCGCGCTACGCAATCAGGGTTATCCGCATTGGACGCCACTGTTGGTGGTCAGCAGCATTGTGGTGGCCGTAGCGCTAGTGCTGTCGCTACGAAAACCGTTTAGCGCCCCCAGCGCCCGGACGCTGGCCCGGCGGCGCCGCGAGCAGCGCGCGGAACCTGTGGAGGACCACGGTAGCCGCCAACCCGCATTCCCGACACCGCCGCTACCGATGAAGCCACTGGCAGGGCCAGTTGGTGCGAGCAAGGAGAACGCCCGTGGCTAG
- a CDS encoding PPE family protein — translation MSFFMLAPEINSMRMFTGAGSAPMLEASVAWGSLGDELATAAESFASVTSGLAGQAWQGPAAAAMAAAAAPYASWLSAAAARAVGAAGQAKAVAGVFEAARAAMVHPLAVAANRNAFVQLVMSNLFGQNAPAIAAAEGIYEEMWAADVAAMVGYHGGVSAAAAALPSWQQALSSLPGLGQAAAAAAAPAASLPGLNTGLGNMGDWNLGGGNIGSFNLGSGNFGSLNLGGGNIGNLNLGSGNFGFANLGNGNIGNTNFGGGNQGNLNFGGGNNGSGNFGFGNFGNGNLGSGNWGTANIGSGNFGSFNLGSGNQGSSNIGFGNQGSTNFGFGNNGNNNIGFGLTGDNQVGIGALNSGSGNIGIGNSGNNNVGFFNSGDGNWGFLNSGDGNTGGANSGNINSGFWNGGNSNTGFGNAGASNFGFNNAGFRNVGFDNAGQANMGVGNAGGYNTGSFNAGGAAGGLGGNTGWFNSGSVNTGLGNAGDTNTGLLNSGNLNTGIGSATTPAGVTSSGFNNTGDGASGFNNTNDVAAVGVSGFGNTNTAGAAAATSGFMNVGSGLVGLNNTGDFNTGISNSGFALAGINNSGSIGSGAGNSGTGDSGFGNSGNDSSGAFNQGDNQAGFFGQP, via the coding sequence TCAATTCGATGCGGATGTTCACTGGTGCGGGGTCTGCTCCGATGCTGGAGGCGTCGGTCGCGTGGGGTTCCTTGGGTGATGAGCTGGCGACCGCCGCGGAGTCGTTTGCGTCGGTGACCTCAGGGTTGGCGGGTCAGGCGTGGCAGGGTCCGGCGGCGGCGGCGATGGCGGCTGCGGCGGCGCCGTATGCGAGCTGGTTGAGCGCGGCTGCGGCGCGGGCGGTGGGTGCGGCTGGGCAGGCCAAGGCGGTGGCCGGGGTCTTTGAGGCGGCCCGAGCGGCGATGGTGCATCCGCTGGCGGTGGCGGCGAATCGTAATGCGTTTGTGCAGTTGGTGATGTCGAACCTGTTTGGTCAGAATGCGCCGGCGATTGCTGCTGCGGAGGGCATTTACGAGGAGATGTGGGCCGCCGACGTGGCGGCGATGGTGGGTTATCACGGCGGGGTCTCGGCGGCGGCCGCGGCGTTACCGTCGTGGCAGCAGGCATTGTCGAGCCTGCCGGGTCTGGGTCAGGCCGCCGCCGCGGCCGCGGCGCCCGCGGCCAGCCTGCCGGGCCTCAACACGGGCCTGGGCAATATGGGTGACTGGAACCTGGGTGGCGGCAACATTGGCTCGTTCAACCTGGGCAGCGGGAACTTCGGCAGCCTGAACCTGGGTGGGGGCAACATTGGCAACCTCAACTTGGGCAGTGGGAACTTTGGCTTTGCCAACCTGGGCAATGGCAACATCGGTAACACCAACTTTGGCGGCGGCAACCAGGGCAATCTGAACTTTGGCGGCGGCAACAACGGCAGCGGAAACTTCGGTTTCGGCAACTTTGGTAACGGGAACCTGGGCAGCGGTAACTGGGGAACCGCGAACATCGGTTCCGGCAACTTTGGCTCGTTCAACTTGGGTAGTGGAAACCAGGGTTCGTCCAATATCGGGTTCGGTAACCAGGGCAGCACTAACTTTGGCTTCGGCAACAACGGCAACAACAACATCGGCTTCGGCCTCACCGGTGACAACCAGGTGGGTATCGGTGCGCTGAACTCGGGCAGCGGCAATATCGGTATCGGGAACTCGGGTAACAACAACGTCGGGTTCTTCAACTCCGGTGACGGCAACTGGGGTTTCTTGAACTCCGGGGATGGCAACACCGGCGGCGCTAACTCCGGCAACATCAACAGCGGCTTCTGGAACGGCGGCAATTCCAATACCGGCTTCGGAAATGCGGGTGCTTCGAACTTTGGTTTCAACAACGCGGGCTTCCGCAACGTCGGCTTCGACAATGCGGGTCAAGCCAACATGGGCGTCGGCAACGCGGGCGGTTACAACACCGGCAGTTTCAATGCGGGTGGTGCTGCAGGTGGGCTGGGCGGCAACACGGGTTGGTTCAACTCCGGCAGCGTGAACACTGGTTTGGGGAATGCGGGTGACACCAATACCGGGCTGTTGAACTCCGGAAATCTGAACACCGGTATTGGCAGTGCGACCACCCCGGCCGGGGTCACCTCATCGGGCTTTAACAACACCGGCGACGGCGCCTCGGGCTTCAACAACACCAATGACGTGGCTGCAGTTGGCGTGTCTGGCTTCGGAAACACGAACACGGCCGGTGCGGCAGCAGCGACATCAGGGTTCATGAACGTCGGCAGCGGGCTCGTCGGCCTCAACAATACGGGCGATTTCAACACGGGCATCAGCAACAGCGGCTTCGCTCTCGCTGGTATCAACAACTCGGGTTCAATCGGATCCGGCGCTGGGAACTCGGGTACCGGAGACTCGGGCTTCGGCAACTCTGGCAATGACTCCTCGGGCGCTTTCAACCAAGGTGACAATCAAGCGGGTTTCTTCGGCCAACCGTAA
- a CDS encoding NADH-quinone oxidoreductase subunit J: MAPTLAEDAIVRTSTGEAVMFWVLGTLAVIGALGVVLAVNAVYSAMFLAMTMIILAVFYMAQDALFLGVVQVVVYTGAVMMLFLFVLMLIGVDSAESLKETLRGQRIAAVVTGVGFGALLIAGIGNVATGGFAGLTAANANGNVEGLAALIFSRYLWAFELTSALLITAAIGAMVLAHRERFERRKTQRELSQERFLPGGHPTPLPNPGVYARHNAVDVAALLPDGSYSQLSVSRILRTRGADGLQTPSPEAVSGALDSGAS; this comes from the coding sequence CTGGCCCCGACGTTGGCCGAAGACGCCATCGTGCGCACCTCCACCGGTGAGGCGGTCATGTTCTGGGTGTTGGGCACGCTCGCGGTGATCGGTGCGCTCGGCGTGGTGCTGGCGGTCAACGCCGTGTATTCGGCGATGTTCCTGGCGATGACGATGATAATCCTGGCCGTGTTCTATATGGCCCAAGACGCATTGTTTCTGGGCGTCGTTCAGGTCGTGGTCTATACCGGCGCGGTGATGATGTTGTTTTTGTTCGTGCTGATGCTCATCGGCGTGGACTCCGCGGAATCGTTGAAGGAGACGCTGCGCGGACAGCGGATCGCAGCAGTGGTGACCGGCGTCGGGTTCGGAGCGCTACTCATCGCCGGCATCGGCAACGTGGCGACCGGGGGCTTCGCCGGATTGACCGCGGCCAACGCCAATGGCAACGTCGAGGGCCTGGCCGCATTGATCTTTTCCCGATACCTGTGGGCGTTCGAGTTGACCAGCGCGCTGCTGATCACCGCAGCAATCGGGGCGATGGTGCTGGCCCACCGCGAGCGTTTCGAGCGCCGCAAAACCCAGCGGGAGCTGTCGCAGGAGCGCTTCCTTCCCGGCGGCCATCCCACCCCACTGCCCAACCCCGGCGTCTATGCACGGCATAACGCGGTGGACGTCGCCGCGTTGCTCCCCGACGGCAGCTACTCGCAGTTGTCGGTCTCGCGCATTCTGCGGACCCGCGGCGCCGACGGACTGCAGACACCCTCACCGGAAGCGGTGTCCGGAGCTCTGGACAGCGGTGCATCATGA
- the nuoI gene encoding NADH-quinone oxidoreductase subunit NuoI, with product MARFLDAIAGFGVTLGSMFKKTITEEYPEKPGPVAPRYHGRHQLNRYPDGLEKCIGCELCAWACPADAIYVEGADNTEEQRFSPGERYGRVYQINYLRCIGCGLCIEACPTRALTMTNDYEMADDNRADLIYEKDRLLAPLLSDMTAPPHPRAAGATDKDYYLGNVTPHGLRESQNAGGSR from the coding sequence GTGGCTAGATTCCTGGACGCCATCGCCGGATTTGGCGTGACCCTAGGTTCGATGTTCAAAAAGACGATCACCGAGGAGTACCCGGAGAAGCCGGGACCGGTGGCGCCGCGATACCACGGCCGTCATCAGCTCAACCGGTACCCAGACGGTCTGGAGAAGTGCATCGGCTGCGAGTTGTGCGCCTGGGCTTGCCCGGCTGACGCGATCTATGTCGAAGGCGCGGACAACACTGAAGAGCAACGGTTTTCACCGGGCGAACGCTACGGCCGGGTCTACCAAATCAACTATCTGCGTTGTATCGGGTGCGGCCTGTGCATCGAAGCGTGCCCAACCCGGGCGCTGACCATGACCAATGACTATGAGATGGCCGACGACAACCGCGCTGACCTGATCTATGAAAAGGACCGGTTGCTGGCACCGCTGCTATCGGACATGACCGCGCCGCCGCACCCCCGGGCCGCGGGCGCCACCGACAAGGATTACTACCTGGGCAACGTGACCCCACATGGGTTGCGCGAGAGCCAGAACGCCGGTGGTTCCCGGTGA
- the nuoL gene encoding NADH-quinone oxidoreductase subunit L, whose amino-acid sequence MTDYTWLLVALPLAGAAILLFGGRRTDAWGHWLGCAAALAAFGVGTTLLAELLSRPAEDRVIHQTVFTWIPVAQLQVDFGLQIDQLSICFVLLITGVGSLIHIYSVAYMAEDPDRRRFFGYLNLFLASMLLLVVADNYVLLYVGWEGVGLASYLLIGFWYHKPTAATAAKKAFVMNRVGDAGLALGMFLMFSTFGTLSYSGVFAAAPGASTGVLTAMGLLLLLGACAKSAQVPLQAWLGDAMEGPTPVSALIHAATMVTAGVYLIVRSNPLYNLAPDAQLAVVIVGTVTLLLGAVIGCAKDDIKRALAASTMSQIGYMVLAAGLGPAGYAFAIMHLLTHGFFKAGLFLGSGSVIHAMHEEQDMRRYGGLRAALPVTFVTFGLGYLAIIGVPPFAGFFSKDAIIEAALSTGDTRGYLLGGAALLGAGVTAFYMTRVMLMTFFGAKRWAPASRPHEAPALMTWPMILLAVGSVFSGGLLAIGGTLQRWLEPVVGAHEETSHALPTWVSTTVALSVVAIGIAVAYRMYGTAAIPRVAPAEVSVLTAAARADLYGDAFNEEVFMRPGAQLTREVVAIDDAGVDGSVNALAALVSATSNRLRHMQTGFARNYALSMLAGAVLVAAVLLAVQLW is encoded by the coding sequence ATGACTGACTACACCTGGCTGCTGGTGGCCCTGCCACTGGCGGGTGCCGCGATCTTGCTGTTCGGCGGTAGGCGTACCGACGCGTGGGGTCACTGGTTGGGTTGTGCGGCGGCGCTGGCGGCGTTTGGCGTGGGCACCACGCTGCTTGCCGAGCTGCTCAGCCGTCCTGCGGAGGACCGCGTCATCCACCAGACGGTATTCACCTGGATACCGGTGGCCCAACTGCAGGTGGACTTTGGGCTGCAGATCGACCAGCTGTCGATCTGCTTTGTGCTGCTGATCACCGGGGTCGGGTCGCTGATCCACATATATTCGGTCGCCTACATGGCCGAAGACCCGGACCGCCGTAGGTTTTTCGGCTACCTGAACCTGTTTTTGGCATCGATGCTGCTGCTGGTGGTGGCCGACAACTACGTGTTGCTCTACGTCGGGTGGGAAGGCGTGGGTTTGGCGTCCTACCTGCTGATCGGTTTCTGGTATCACAAGCCAACAGCGGCGACGGCGGCCAAGAAGGCATTCGTGATGAACCGAGTGGGGGACGCCGGTTTGGCGCTGGGCATGTTCTTGATGTTCAGCACCTTCGGCACGCTGTCGTACAGCGGAGTCTTCGCCGCAGCACCAGGGGCCAGTACCGGTGTGTTGACCGCGATGGGTCTGTTGCTGCTGTTGGGCGCCTGCGCCAAATCCGCCCAGGTTCCGCTGCAGGCCTGGTTAGGTGACGCCATGGAGGGCCCCACCCCGGTGTCGGCGCTGATCCACGCCGCCACCATGGTGACCGCCGGGGTGTATTTGATCGTGCGGTCCAATCCCCTCTACAACCTCGCACCGGACGCACAACTGGCGGTTGTCATCGTCGGCACCGTCACGTTGCTGCTCGGGGCCGTGATCGGCTGCGCCAAGGACGACATCAAGCGTGCGTTGGCGGCCTCGACCATGAGCCAGATCGGCTACATGGTGCTGGCCGCCGGCCTGGGCCCGGCCGGATACGCGTTCGCGATCATGCACCTGCTCACCCACGGCTTCTTCAAGGCCGGGCTGTTCCTCGGGTCCGGCTCGGTTATCCACGCCATGCACGAGGAGCAGGACATGCGCCGCTACGGCGGGTTGCGCGCCGCACTACCCGTTACCTTTGTCACGTTCGGGCTGGGCTATCTAGCGATCATCGGTGTGCCGCCGTTCGCCGGATTCTTCTCCAAGGACGCGATCATCGAAGCGGCGCTGAGCACCGGTGACACTCGCGGTTACCTGCTCGGCGGTGCCGCGCTGCTGGGTGCCGGAGTGACCGCGTTCTACATGACCCGGGTGATGCTGATGACCTTCTTCGGCGCCAAACGCTGGGCCCCGGCCTCCCGCCCGCACGAGGCGCCGGCCCTGATGACGTGGCCCATGATCCTGCTGGCGGTGGGTTCGGTGTTTTCCGGTGGCCTGCTGGCCATTGGCGGCACCCTGCAGCGCTGGCTCGAGCCCGTTGTCGGTGCTCATGAAGAAACCTCCCATGCCCTGCCCACCTGGGTCAGCACCACGGTGGCGCTTTCCGTCGTGGCCATCGGCATCGCGGTGGCCTATCGGATGTACGGCACCGCCGCAATCCCACGGGTGGCCCCCGCCGAGGTGTCGGTGCTCACCGCGGCCGCCCGCGCCGATCTCTACGGCGATGCCTTCAACGAGGAGGTGTTCATGCGCCCCGGCGCGCAACTGACCCGTGAAGTGGTCGCCATCGACGACGCCGGCGTGGACGGCTCAGTCAACGCGCTGGCGGCGCTGGTGAGCGCGACGTCGAATCGTTTGCGGCATATGCAAACCGGCTTCGCCCGCAACTATGCGCTGTCGATGCTGGCCGGCGCGGTCCTGGTGGCCGCGGTGCTGTTGGCGGTGCAGCTGTGGTGA